ATCTTATTTCTACGCGTTAGTAAATTTTATATGTAAAGTTACCCGGTGGCTTTCTCTTCTCTGAGAAAGTTTGTAAGACATATTTATTATGCACAGAATAGTATAATATCAACCTGATGAGCAAGTAAGTATACGATGAATGAAAAACCACGTTCACTTGTTCGACCAGTACGTTTTATACAAAGGGATTACATGATAAAACTCGTAAATTATGTAGAGAAATTTAAAAGCGAAAAACAGAAAGAATGActtaaatataaattcaataacaatagtatttttatttatttggttgtttgtttatttttttatttttttgtttgattcCATGTGgatttttaataattcaattggGTTTCGGAGTTGATTTCTTAGCAAGTTACCATCATTGCATATCCACGTTTAGCAAGATCTTGAGCTTTATTCAAAACTCTCTTATAAAATGGCTCTTGTTTAATACCAAAGAACCATTGAGTATTTTCCTTTGCAGATTGAATCATTTCTTCTCTTGTTGATGTTGGCTTCATTCTTATACCAAAACTTTCCAAATAAGCTTTCAAATCATCTTGTGAccaattttcaaatgtttCATACCAAATTTCACCGAATTTTTCCTTCATGTCACCAGCTTTCTTACTTGCCATATCCATACCTTCGGTCACTTGGGATGCCATTTCACCTCTCTTTTCACATGACcaatctttgaaagaaatcatattatctttcaatttccttaATGGTGCGTTTCTTGAATCTCTAACTTTTTGAATCAAATCTTTCTTTGTAGCAAACATGGAATAATCAATGTCACGAATATCTAAGAATTCCTTTAATCTACCCTTAGACCAATCATCGATACCAATTAAGAACGTATCATTGATGACTTCATTtgtctttttctttgtctTTGAGTACATATCTTGACCGGCAGAAGTGACAGATTTCCAAGTAGAATCAACATTTTCAGGAGATTTTTCCATAAATGGAGTAgtctttttcttcaaatatttcaaataccAATTAATGTCATCCTTTAATAAACTATAGTTATCATTTGCCTGTTCCACTAAATAATCATGAGAATgcattaatttttcatccaATTGAACATCATGACTTTCTAACCATTTTTCTAAGTCATTACTTGACCAAGTATCAAAgatattttcctttaattcACCAgctttatttaaaaattgtttattaGCTAAATCCATAGAATCCAATAGATTTaatctttccttttctacTTTATTAGAAACAGCATACATGTTTTTCCTAACTAAATGCATTAAATCCTCCTTTTTATTGATCATATCTCTCTTATAAGAGATCTTGTATTTATCTAACCAATTAGTTAAATCCTCCACAGACCAATCTTTGAAATAAGAAGACGATGGATAATAACCTGATGCCTTTGATTTTTTAGAgatatctttgaaatatttcttaGCTAATTGAACCATTGCATCCTTAGAATCATTGGCATCAGCTTTAATtctatttttcaataagtACTTATGTAAATCATCTTTGGACCAAGAGTTAAACAACCAATCAGAAATATCTTCAGCTTTACCCATCCCCTTGTTAGACATCCATGGGAATTGTTTATCATCAGAAGCCCAAAATTTCCACCATGGTTTAGGGTGCATGTTTTGATCCCAGACATCCATGGCATCAGCTTTCAAATCATCTAACGATTTAGTGGagatatctttcaaattattcatgTGATCATTGACATAATCCTTAAGGTCATCTTCAGTCCATGTGTCGAATGGGAAAACAGAGTTTTCcgacgatgatgatgacgaagatGCCAAGACACCAGAAGATACGTAAAGCGCTGTTGAACAATAGAGAACCAGgtgtttcatttttatctaatAGTATGTATCTATTTTTCCTTGTAGTTTGTTCTGTTACTTTCAGTGAGCTATAAAGAGATAATTTTGACAAGGAAGGGGGTCAAAGAAAGTATTATCTTGCAATAGAGTGATATCTTTTTATATTAGATCCAATTTCAGGGAGGGGGAGGAAGAGACTGTATACCGACAAATGGTATAGCCATTTCCAGTTGGTAGATGAGGAATTAGCTTACTAGTACATGAATATATCCTATTTTGTTAGGGGATATGGACATGGATATGGAATCTACCCTCATGTGAGGTAAGTACGTAAGGGATCTAAATGTTTGAGATGGTGTGTCTGTCATCATTTAAACTCTAGCTTTAATGGGGGAGACAAATAGCGCCTATCTGGGTAAAGCATGTATGTaagtatgtatgtatgGCCGGTACACTACAATGGCGACATTATTAACTGTTTCGGGTCATTGCTCTGCTCTATATGGAGATATAAGTAAAACAATGCTTTTTGGAGGAGTATCCTATTCCAATAGACATCTGACGTACCGCCAAATTTAAGGGGAGTATTATATGCGAGGTATGGGTTATAAAAGCCCTAGGCGAAATATGACAAGCATTGTCATAACCCTCTTATTTATTCCCTCTAGGTCTTTTGAATCTCTGAACACGAGTATTTACTTTTCTTTCTAGTTTTAGGCACGTGCATTAGATGACCCGTTTAGTCCCTCACGAGTAGCTTTTCGATAGAACttcaagaaagaaaatctGAAATTAGAcatgaaatggaaaataaacaaacgAAAAGTAGCAAGTGAAATTCTATCTATACATCATCGCCCTAGATCCTAAGTAAAGGTAAACTAAAGTGCATAATACAGAGAATATCCCTTGAAGAACTCACTTCTCATTATTGCAAATCTTTCTGTATCTATATCCAAATCCCAAATCATAAATAGAACATAAAAATGAGTGTCTCTGGATCTCATTCACCATTCATTGCTAATACTCCAACAccaataattcaaaataacTCTATCCCTCAACAAACTCTCGATgccaacaacaataataacaataacaacgTTATAACTGGCGAcgataataacaataataatacattcTCAAATATAATACCTGTTCCTATTAAAGTTTCAAGACAACAGTCAAATGCTATCCTTTCCAATAATCACAATCAAAGACATTTacaatattctttaaataatttaaatgtCTTCAATCAAATCCcaaaagataatatttcaacCGCTGGTGTAGATAGTCTTTCCCGATTTAAACTAGCATTATTAAGTGGGATCCCcgaagaaattaaatggacattgaaaaaatatttagtATATAGTACTAAAGCTCCATACATGATTagtttgaaaaatttaccTGATCTTTTACAactatttaaaaatttaatattagaCTTGATGCcaataattgaaaattttaatcAACCTCTAATTAATGACatgaatgataaattacaaattgGAATAACAAGTCTCTTAATATTAAGGAATTTAGCTCAAGATACTGAGTCCATTCAAGTTCTTGTAgcagatgaagaaattaaaaatttcatattgTTTGTATTGacaaaatttcaaatgatttcaaaagGTGATCCAAATTGGCAATTGTGGGaatcaaattcttcttattttaatgaattgattcaTTACACTATAGATTTAATGGAAGGCATATCATCATATATTGCACCGGctaagaaaaataatccATTCTTTCAAACATTGGTATCCGCTTTGAATTTCACCAAAGACAGATATATGGtcatttcaatattaagATCGTTATCAAGATTATTAGTTAGATCAAAAGCTGACGAGGAAAGTGCTGCAGATGATTTACATGAAAAGAGCttaaatttaattgtttcattCTTATTGATTGAGAAGGATAGTGAATTAATTATCGCCTCCTTGGATTTCTTATACCAATACATGTTACCAGGTAATGAAAGAATTTCAGGTTTATTTGACAACGAGGaaagatattcaatatttacTACAATGTTACCTAAGTTATTAACTTACAATGTCAAATTACCAAATTATTCAGCATTAAACgaaacaaatattaaattaattaCAAGAGTTAGACCACCTCCTCCTACTACGCCACCACATTTACcagaaaatttatttaaacaattattattattaaatgaacCAATGAGATCCACTGCTTGGTTAAGATGTTGTTTTGAACCAGTGGAAGATGCTGAATTTACTCAAATAGCTCTTTGGAGGGCATATGAGGCCAAATTCTCTCAACCAATACGTGAATCTGGTAGGAAACTATTAGCTGCAGTGGAATTCATTAAGAATGTTTCTAATGCGTTCCATGACGCGTCAGCAATGGTCATTGTGGATCAAGTAACTGGTAAGAAAAGATTTGTTATTAAGGGAATTCAACCAAGAGAAAAGGCAATAAGTATTAAAGAAGGTGATATTGCTTCCAGAAACACATTAGTTGGATTGACGAGCAAATTCTTAGATGATCCATATAATTTAACCCCGTCAAAGCAATTAAATTTACCTTCCATTGATTTCCCAACTGAATTGTCTGATGTATCTAAAGTGGCAACGACATTCCTATGTTTGGTATCAAATGATACTAAAGGTCCAGGTGGGAAGTTttgtaaagaaattaaaccATTAATATTCCATAGGTTAGTTGATGTTCCACCATTGATCTCTCTTCTCTCTGAATACATGGATAATACACCTAATGTATGAGGGGAAAAGAGTATgaaaattagataaaaatgGATTATTTTGTATAGATAAgaacattaataatattagtGAATCTTCCACCACAACATGGAaatgtatcattatttatttgattttaaaaGTAAATATGACTGTAATTATATTTagttttatatttttcttcgtACAAACCTATTGGTTTCTCTGACAAGGGGAATAAAATGATATCTgtttgtttactttttaAAATCTGGGTTGCTTCCAAAATAAACAGATTATTTAGATcaggaagaaaatattgaaaagtaaacaatAAACTAAAACAGGTTATCCACCATTGTGAACTTAGTACTTCTAGCATTCTTGTATAAGTAGCAGATAGTGccatattatatattaaaatagTGAAGTTCCTTTTTTTCAGTATCAAATTATACATATAATTTTGTATGTGAATGGTAAATAGAATAAAAAGAAGTGAGTCCAAAAGAAGTATActataaaaaattcaatgcAGTAGATTATACGTAATATTAGTGTAAGAATGATGTgtgtttttgttgtttttcaaaacaCATATACTTGATCATCGCCTTTACTCTTGGAATAACTTTGTTTCCAACCTAACTCCTTAGCATAATTCACAACCATATTTTCCATACCTTCTGGTCCGCAAATCAATAACCTATGATCATCTGAAGATTCAggtaaatatttttgcATTTGTTCCCTAGTGACAAGACCTACATCACCTTTCCAGGTTTCACTTGGATAACGAACTACATAGTGAATATCGAAATGAGGGTATTTTTTTGCcatttcatctaattcatctttcaataaGATATCATTTTCCGTATCATTTGCataaattaaagaaacTTTAGTTAAATCCTCTGGGGTGGTGATGATTTCATTTAACATTTGTAAAACTGGAGTAATACCTGATCCACCTGCTACAATAGCTAAAGCAGTTGATGAATTAACATTGTAATTTAATTCACCGATTGGACCTTTAAATTCCACAGATTCACCTGGTTTTAAGCCTgcaaaatatttagaaaCTTTACCATCTGCATAAGATTTAATAAGTAAATCGAAATAACCCTTGTCTAATTTGGAACTAATTGGATTATAGTatctaatttcttctttaccATCGATAAATACTCTTGCGGCGATATGGAATCCAGCAGGGATATTTAATGATTCCAAGGgagttttcaatttgaaacGATATAACGCGGTATTCTTAGAGATAACTGTTTgatcttctaattctaattttgTCCATTTATCAGGGAATAAagatcttcttctttggtAAGCCAAAAGAGCTCTAACAACTAAAGAGGTGAATAGTATTGGTAATGCTAACAGTAGTCTATATTCTTTAGACAGATAAGTCAACAGAGCAATACCGAAAACAAACAATGCAGTTGGGATATAAATCCCATGGATTGGATCATCCAAGATATTCGgttgttcttcttcgtaTTCTTCAGCAGACatcttgttttttctttttgttttttcttctttaaaaCTGTTGATGAAACCTAAAAACAAGCTAACTATcaatatatctttaattcTCTTTCCGGGAAGGATTGATATTGGAAAGAAAGATGGTATAACCTTGGTTTAACTAGAACAGCACTATCTAGTGTTAAATGTCCTAATAGCTAACTCTGCGATGAGTGGTTTTTTCCCTCTCTCTCGATATaattatatgtatatatcGAAggaattttccaaatttccACCCGTGGACCTTCCTGAGGATACTTTATGCCAAAGGGCAGAAGGCAAACGTAAATTGAAAGACAATAGATGGATTTGTTACGTAATTAGAACTTCGATGGCGATTGcaaattgaattttaatagaatatatttttttaatagcTAACTGTTGATATATAAACTAGATGGTCATTTTAATGTACAATGGTATATAGCTATATGTTTGTTTGGTCCCTGGTTCCAGTCTATCATCCTTACAAATATCGTAATATTACATGCCTcaattgttattttttgtcgtttcatcatcatcgcGAGTGTAACTGACTCGCTCGTTGGTTGGTTATACGTCAAGTCTTCTTGTGATTTCATATTCAGGGTCTGAAGTTGTGTTTTCACTTCCACTAGCTTTAGCAGAATACTTGGAAGGATCTACTTcttgatgatatttt
The Naumovozyma dairenensis CBS 421 chromosome 5, complete genome DNA segment above includes these coding regions:
- the MSC1 gene encoding double-strand break repair enhancer MSC1 (similar to Saccharomyces cerevisiae MSC1 (YML128C); ancestral locus Anc_8.867) — its product is MKHLVLYCSTALYVSSGVLASSSSSSSENSVFPFDTWTEDDLKDYVNDHMNNLKDISTKSLDDLKADAMDVWDQNMHPKPWWKFWASDDKQFPWMSNKGMGKAEDISDWLFNSWSKDDLHKYLLKNRIKADANDSKDAMVQLAKKYFKDISKKSKASGYYPSSSYFKDWSVEDLTNWLDKYKISYKRDMINKKEDLMHLVRKNMYAVSNKVEKERLNLLDSMDLANKQFLNKAGELKENIFDTWSSNDLEKWLESHDVQLDEKLMHSHDYLVEQANDNYSLLKDDINWYLKYLKKKTTPFMEKSPENVDSTWKSVTSAGQDMYSKTKKKTNEVINDTFLIGIDDWSKGRLKEFLDIRDIDYSMFATKKDLIQKVRDSRNAPLRKLKDNMISFKDWSCEKRGEMASQVTEGMDMASKKAGDMKEKFGEIWYETFENWSQDDLKAYLESFGIRMKPTSTREEMIQSAKENTQWFFGIKQEPFYKRVLNKAQDLAKRGYAMMVTC
- the RSC9 gene encoding Rsc9p (similar to Saccharomyces cerevisiae RSC9 (YML127W); ancestral locus Anc_8.866); translated protein: MSVSGSHSPFIANTPTPIIQNNSIPQQTLDANNNNNNNNVITGDDNNNNNTFSNIIPVPIKVSRQQSNAILSNNHNQRHLQYSLNNLNVFNQIPKDNISTAGVDSLSRFKLALLSGIPEEIKWTLKKYLVYSTKAPYMISLKNLPDLLQLFKNLILDLMPIIENFNQPLINDMNDKLQIGITSLLILRNLAQDTESIQVLVADEEIKNFILFVLTKFQMISKGDPNWQLWESNSSYFNELIHYTIDLMEGISSYIAPAKKNNPFFQTLVSALNFTKDRYMVISILRSLSRLLVRSKADEESAADDLHEKSLNLIVSFLLIEKDSELIIASLDFLYQYMLPGNERISGLFDNEERYSIFTTMLPKLLTYNVKLPNYSALNETNIKLITRVRPPPPTTPPHLPENLFKQLLLLNEPMRSTAWLRCCFEPVEDAEFTQIALWRAYEAKFSQPIRESGRKLLAAVEFIKNVSNAFHDASAMVIVDQVTGKKRFVIKGIQPREKAISIKEGDIASRNTLVGLTSKFLDDPYNLTPSKQLNLPSIDFPTELSDVSKVATTFLCLVSNDTKGPGGKFCKEIKPLIFHRLVDVPPLISLLSEYMDNTPNV
- the PGA3 gene encoding cytochrome-b5 reductase (similar to Saccharomyces cerevisiae PGA3 (YML125C) and YML087C; ancestral locus Anc_8.862), which translates into the protein MSAEEYEEEQPNILDDPIHGIYIPTALFVFGIALLTYLSKEYRLLLALPILFTSLVVRALLAYQRRRSLFPDKWTKLELEDQTVISKNTALYRFKLKTPLESLNIPAGFHIAARVFIDGKEEIRYYNPISSKLDKGYFDLLIKSYADGKVSKYFAGLKPGESVEFKGPIGELNYNVNSSTALAIVAGGSGITPVLQMLNEIITTPEDLTKVSLIYANDTENDILLKDELDEMAKKYPHFDIHYVVRYPSETWKGDVGLVTREQMQKYLPESSDDHRLLICGPEGMENMVVNYAKELGWKQSYSKSKGDDQVYVF